The DNA region CGCTCTATGCCCTGCTTATGAAGAAGGTATAGGGCAAAACTCTCTTTTTCCTGGAAAAGGGCAACCAATAGATTAATCCCTTTGATTTGCCTCTTGCCTGCAGACTGAACATGAATGGCAGCTCGTTGAATGACTCTTTGAAGAGAAAGTGAGATCTCTGGTTGATACTGGATTCCACTATCCGCTGCTAATTTTCTGAGTTCTTCATCTACAAATTGCTTTTCGCTTAACTCCTGAATCTGAGAGTCAGAGAGAATACTAAAGTTGGTTGCATCATCAAGAAACTGCATAAGCTCGATCTCAATTTCTTTAAGATCTGCTCCACAGGCCTTGAGGACATCGATAACTTCCTCATCATCGAGCATCGCCAAAAGAACACCCTCAAGAGTTAAATACTCATGACGTAGTTCATTGGCTTTTTTAATGGCCTCGTTAATAATGATTTCTAATTTTTTAGACATAGTTTTCCTTATTTTTTCCTACTCAGGTTCCATAGAACACTTGAGCGGATGTCCATTTTCTTTAGCTTCTTGCTTAACTTTTGTCATCTTCGTCTCGGCAATCTCGTGGGTATATACCCCACAAACTCCTCGACCGTTTTGATGAACATCTAACATAACTTGTTTGGCCTCTTCATAGTGCTTTCCAAATACTTTTTGAAGAATATAAATAACAAACTCCATTGTCGTATAATCATCATTATGAAGAAGAACTTTATATCTTTGAGGTCTTTTAAATCTCGTGCGCTCTATCGTGACAACACCAGTTTCTCCAGACTCCTCACCTTCTTCACCTAAGATGGGGTCGATTTTCCATTCGTCAAGGTTGTCATTTGAACTGCCTGCAATCATTTTTTCTCCATTTCATTACGTCTCCCTCTATTATCCTTTTATTGCCAAGGGATTTCAAGGAAGTCTAATAGATTTCAACCTCTTAAATTAACAAAAACTCAATAAACTTCATTATGCCAAAACTTGATAAGCTCCTCTAAAAGAGTAAAATGAAAGCCTAAGTCTAATAAAGGATAAATAATGAGTTTTTGGGACCTCTTTAAATCACAAGATAAAACACCCCATTTAAATAACCTACATGAGAAATTAATCGACAATTTTCCTGATAGTGAAGAAGATGAACTGGTTTTCCTCGCCTGTCTTGCAGGACTGATGGCACGCGTTGCCCATGTGGATTTCAACGTCTCTGAAACAGAAATTGAGCAAATGAAAAGCTCACTCATGAAGTGGGTTAAACTCGATGGACAGAAGGCCTTGATTATTACCAAAATGGCCATTAAAGAAATGAAAGAGTTTCAAGGTCTCGATACGAGAGACTATTGCCGCCCACTCGTCGATCGATGCAATATCGATCAAAGATATGAAGTTCTCATAACTCTCTTTTCAATTGCTGCTAGTGATGGATCTGTGGATATTAATGAGAGTAATGAAATTCACTATATTTCTAATTCTCTCAATCTAGAGAAGAAGCACTTTATCGCGGCTCGTGCGACAATTATGGAATCTTTGAAGTCTTTAAAATAAAAAATGCACCATTCGGTGCATTTTTACTGGTTCCTTTTGCGAGTCAAAAAAAAGGATTATTAAGCGACATCCTGAAAGTAGTCCTCGTCATAATCTGCCCAGGCCATTTCAGGATCATTACATTGCAATTCGTGTCCGTTATTTTTTCTTCTACCTTTAACTTTTTCTTTTTTCTTTTGAAGTTGTTTTTCAATCTTCGTCATAACCTTATCAATCGATTTGTATAGGCTATCTGTATGTGCGGCTGCATGGTAACTATAATTTGGTCCCGTAAGTTCAACCTCTGCGTAGTGATTTCCCTGCTTAACGTAACAGCTCCATCTAATGTTAGAACGTCCACCTAGAAATTTTTCCAGCTTTTTAGACTTCTCGTGAATTCTCTCGTCAAGTGCTGGTGTGTGATCTAAGTGTCTAAAGCTAATTGTTACCTTCATAAAAAAAATTCTCCTTAACGTCCCGAAAACGTACCAAAAAAGTGTGAATTAAATAAAACTCTGTCCCTTAAAAGACTTCGTCTTTCTCTGAACCTCCTTGCCCGATAACTAGACTACATCGCTGTTTTCTATTTTACTTTACGTTTTGATGATGACGGAATTCCAAGCATTTCGCGATACTTGGCTACAGTCCTTCTCGCTACTTTGACCTCATCGCGACTCAAAAGGTCGGCAATTTTTTGATCAGATAGCGGTTTCTTAGGACTTTCCGCCTCGACTAATTCCTTAATCTTGAGCTTCAATACCTCACTTGAAATATCTACTCCACCGTCTTTTCCACCAAGTCCACTATTAAAGAAATACTTTAATTCGAAGACTCCAATTGGCGTGTGCATGTACTTATTTGTCGTCACACGCGAGACAGTCGATTCGTGCATTCCAATTTCATTGGCAATATTTTTAAGAGTCATCGGCTTTAAAAACTTAGGCCCTTTCTTAAAAAATTGCTGTTGCTGACGTACGATAGACTTCGAAACTTTTTCAATTGTCTTCTGTCTATTATGAATTGATTTAATAAGCCAAAGAGCTGATTTAAGCTTATCTTGTACAAATCGATTCGCTTCTTTATCGGCTTCTGTCTCATTTTTATTGAGCATTGATTGATAGAGTTGAGAAATTCTTAAGCGTGGAACACCATCGTCATTAACCTGTACAACATACTCTCCACCAACCTGAACAACATAAATAT from Halobacteriovorax sp. GB3 includes:
- the clpS gene encoding ATP-dependent Clp protease adapter ClpS; amino-acid sequence: MIAGSSNDNLDEWKIDPILGEEGEESGETGVVTIERTRFKRPQRYKVLLHNDDYTTMEFVIYILQKVFGKHYEEAKQVMLDVHQNGRGVCGVYTHEIAETKMTKVKQEAKENGHPLKCSMEPE
- a CDS encoding tellurite resistance TerB family protein → MSFWDLFKSQDKTPHLNNLHEKLIDNFPDSEEDELVFLACLAGLMARVAHVDFNVSETEIEQMKSSLMKWVKLDGQKALIITKMAIKEMKEFQGLDTRDYCRPLVDRCNIDQRYEVLITLFSIAASDGSVDINESNEIHYISNSLNLEKKHFIAARATIMESLKSLK
- the hpf gene encoding ribosome hibernation-promoting factor, HPF/YfiA family, which gives rise to MKVTISFRHLDHTPALDERIHEKSKKLEKFLGGRSNIRWSCYVKQGNHYAEVELTGPNYSYHAAAHTDSLYKSIDKVMTKIEKQLQKKKEKVKGRRKNNGHELQCNDPEMAWADYDEDYFQDVA